A stretch of the Argentina anserina chromosome 6, drPotAnse1.1, whole genome shotgun sequence genome encodes the following:
- the LOC126799743 gene encoding uncharacterized protein LOC126799743 — protein MKKNPNSNNPTPNGTVVAPPGSAARGEECSNCGTKKGWILHNVRYRAVLRRLCTSCVLRLHPGSFCPFCFLFHQNPQNAPNLVSCSKCPSLSHPDCLPPYAAFSPSPFLCPPCSSSSAPNFSFFRLDTNNNTLDKRLAAVLLCAATIAANSMSKAVAFARAEADRKVREAAAARKRAREALDRFVILSAAAAQPRPAADQVSGSSNGAPTALSNKEANGDLDSKQPH, from the coding sequence atgAAGAAGAACCCTAATTCCAACAACCCCACTCCCAACGGCACCGTCGTAGCCCCACCGGGGTCAGCCGCAAGAGGAGAAGAGTGCAGCAACTGCGGCACCAAGAAAGGCTGGATCCTACACAACGTCCGTTACCGCGCCGTCCTCCGCCGCCTCTGCACCTCCTGCGTCCTCCGCCTCCACCCGGGAAGCTTCTGCCCCTTCTGCTTCCTCTTCCACCAAAATCCCCAAAATGCCCCCAACCTAGTCTCGTGCTCAAAGTGCCCCTCCCTCTCCCACCCCGACTGCCTCCCTCCCTACGCCGCCTTCTCCCCCTCCCCCTTCCTCTGCCCTCcctgctcctcctcctccgccccCAACTTCTCCTTCTTCCGCCTCGATACCAACAACAACACCCTCGACAAGCGCCTCGCCGCCGTCCTCCTCTGCGCCGCCACCATCGCCGCCAACTCCATGTCCAAGGCCGTCGCTTTCGCACGCGCCGAGGCCGACCGCAAAGTCCGCGAGGCCGCCGCCGCCAGGAAGCGCGCCCGCGAGGCCTTGGACCGGTTTGTGATActctccgccgccgccgcgcAGCCTAGACCGGCGGCGGACCAGGTGTCTGGTTCCTCCAATGGCGCGCCGACTGCATTGTCTAATAAAGAAGCTAATGGAGACTTGGATTCTAAGCAACCTCATTAA
- the LOC126799725 gene encoding pentatricopeptide repeat-containing protein At3g53700, chloroplastic-like — translation MAVKLRPLAFSKRIPIWVSSRSYLSSISCAKTIETDPENNPDPPNLSEFELNIQSLRNKLVPQNLVRVLDNTDDLSSAVKLFKWASLQKRFSHTAETYYKIVLKLGLAGNVKEMEGFCHHMVKDRCPGVEETLLELIDVFVRNGRLSEAIRVLVNMKAGGIRVSVETFNVVLGALVKEKREFREVVLVYKEMVKAGVLPTVETLNFLMEGLLETDRIESALDQYRIMKKKGCNPNSRTFEIIIQALFTKGRVDEAVLVLSEMFELECQLDMSFYTCIIPLLCGENKTAEGIRLFEMMRASNVMPNLLIYEVLLQCLCKHLCLDDSIKVLEDMIEAGTMPPSNVIVDVMNVFCTLERIDDALKFLTDKHILETSAYNVLLEGFCNTGKIIIAKDLLVEMSERNLADCNSWNILIRSLCENARMKEVSELLDKMAVPSSIPDCATYSALVLGNCRISNYRKALDMFSHIRAKDWVLDPTSYSELVKGLCLVELACEAADVFYYMSSNGCPLQLPSFNMMIKGICETGKVVEAIRLQKQAYYSGTFYTSSTYSTILAGLSRFDETKEQLVILSRMMVEGCNLDLDAYCILIQSMSVQNRVKECALLFSMMVSKGLVPDSGRLVSLLSCIAKHSQLHRVLGSIQKLITDGEALNSTAYNILIYGLWKEGYRHDASQFLDIMLEKGWVPDAKTHALLIGSVVSDEVDRKPLNYDTASVQDNVDNILAEGLDAT, via the coding sequence ATGGCTGTAAAGCTCCGGCCTTTAGCTTTTTCTAAGAGAATCCCCATCTGGGTTTCTTCACGTTCTTAcctttcttcaatttcatgcGCCAAAACCATTGAAACTGACCCAGAAAACAATCCAGACCCACCTAATTTATCTGAATTTGAGCTAAATATTCAGTCTTTGAGGAACAAGCTTGTCCCTCAAAACCTGGTCCGGGTTTTGGATAACACTGATGATTTGAGCTCGGCAGTGAAGCTGTTCAAATGGGCCTCGCTCCAAAAACGGTTTAGCCACACCGCAGAAACGTATTATAAGATAGTTTTGAAACTGGGATTGGCTGGAAATGTTAAGGAAATGGAAGGGTTTTGTCACCATATGGTCAAAGATAGATGTCCTGGTGTTGAAGAAACTCTTTTGGAATTGATTGATGTGTTTGTTAGAAATGGTAGGCTAAGTGAGGCAATAAGGGTACTTGTGAATATGAAAGCAGGTGGAATTAGGGTCTCAGTTGAGACATTTAATGTTGTATTGGGTGCTCTTGTGAAGGAGAAGAGGGAATTTCGAGAGGTGGTGCTTGTTTATAAGGAGATGGTGAAGGCAGGGGTGTTGCCGACTGTTGAGACTTTGAACTTTTTGATGGAGGGTTTGTTGGAGACTGATCGGATTGAGTCGGCTTTGGATCAATATAGGATAATGAAAAAGAAGGGTTGCAATCCTAATAGTAGAACATTTGAGATAATTATACAGGCTCTTTTTACAAAAGGTCGTGTTGATGAAGCTGTTCTTGTTTTAAGTGAAATGTTTGAACTTGAATGTCAGCTTGACATGAGTTTCTATACATGCATTATCCCTTTGTTATGTGGGGAAAATAAAACAGCAGAGGGAATCAGATTGTTTGAAATGATGCGAGCTTCAAATGTTATGCCAAATTTGCTGATCTATGAAGTTCTATTACAGTGTTTATGCAAGCACCTATGTTTAGATGATTCGATAAAGGTTTTAGAAGACATGATAGAAGCTGGCACAATGCCACCCAGTAATGTGATTGTGGATGTAATGAATGTCTTTTGTACACTGGAAAGGATAGATGATGCTTTGAAGTTCTTGACAGATAAGCATATCCTTGAAACTTCTGCCTATAATGTGTTGCTTGAAGGTTTCTGCAATACTGGTAAAATTATCATAGCAAAAGATCTACTTGTGGAAATGTCCGAAAGAAATCTGGCTGATTGTAATTCTTGGAATATTCTCATTAGAAGCCTATGTGAGAATGCAAGGATGAAGGAAGTGTCTGAACTTCTTGATAAAATGGCGGTGCCATCTTCTATTCCTGATTGTGCTACATACTCAGCTCTTGTTCTTGGCAACTGCAGAATTAGCAATTACAGAAAAGCTCTTGATATGTTTTCTCACATTCGAGCCAAAGACTGGGTTTTGGATCCCACATCTTACTCTGAGCTTGTCAAAGGTCTTTGCCTTGTGGAATTGGCTTGTGAGGCTGCTGATGTGTTCTATTACATGTCTAGTAATGGATGCCCTCTCCAGTTGCCATCCTTCAATATGATGATCAAGGGTATTTGTGAGACAGGAAAGGTTGTTGAAGCAATAAGACTACAGAAACAGGCTTACTATTCTGGTACCTTCTATACAAGCTCAACTTACTCCACTATATTGGCAGGATTATCAAGATTTGACGAGACAAAAGAGCAGCTGGTTATCCTATCAAGAATGATGGTGGAGGGTTGCAATCTTGATTTGGACGCTTACTGCATCCTCATTCAAAGTATGAGTGTGCAGAATCGAGTAAAGGAATGTGCATTGCTTTTCAGCATGATGGTCAGTAAGGGTCTCGTACCTGATTCGGGGAGACTAGTTAGTCTATTATCTTGTATAGCCAAGCATTCTCAGTTGCACAGAGTTTTAGGTTCAattcaaaaattaattacCGATGGTGAAGCTCTAAATTCAACAGCCTACAACATCCTAATTTATGGCCTCTGGAAAGAGGGATATAGACATGACGCAAGCCAATTCTtggatataatgcttgaaaaGGGTTGGGTGCCAGATGCCAAGACCCATGCGTTGTTGATTGGGTCTGTTGTTAGTGATGAAGTAGACAGGAAACCACTGAACTATGATACTGCTAGTGTCCAAGATAATGTTGACAATATCCTTGCAGAGGGCTTAGATGCAACATGA